TCGTAAAATTGAAGAACAAATTTCAGTTTTAAATAAAGATTTAGAAGCGCTCGTTGCCCAGCGTCAAACGCAGCGAAAGCAGCGTAAGAAAAATGAAATACCTGTTGTAGCATTAGTAGGTTATACGAATGCAGGAAAGTCAACGACGATGAATGCAATGCTTGAAATTTATAATGGTACAGAAGAAAAGCAAGTATTTGAAAAAGATATGTTATTCGCGACGTTAGAAACATCTGTACGAAATATTGATTTACCAGATAATAAATCATTCTTATTAACAGATACAGTTGGATTTGTAAGTAAATTACCACATCATCTTGTGAAAGCGTTCCGTTCAACGTTAGAAGAAGTAGCGGAAGCAGATTTACTTATTCACGTCGTAGATTACGCAAATCCAAAATATGAACAATTAATTGATATTACAAATGAAACGTTAAAGAAAATTGGAGTAGAAAATATTCCAACGATCTATGCTTATAATAAATCAGATATGGTAGATGTTGAAATTCCGAAAGTGCAAGAAGATCGTGTTTATTTATCAGCGAAGAAACAAGTTGGAATTGAAGAACTTGTAGAAATGATTCGCTCACACATCTATAAAGAATATACGAAGTGTGAAATGTTAATTCCATATGATCAAGGACAGGTAGTTTCGTATTTCAATAATCATGCGCACGTTTTATCAACGAGTTATGAAAATGAAGGTACGAAACTAGAAGTGGAATGTAAGACGAGCGATTACGAGAAGTATAAGCGTTTTGCAATTTAATGTAAGAGGCAACCCAGTTTGTGATTGGGTTGCCTTTTTCTATAATGTTTTAC
This genomic interval from Bacillus thuringiensis contains the following:
- the hflX gene encoding GTPase HflX, producing the protein MEEVLQRAVLVGVNVGNEDDFAYSMEELTNLAEACDVEVIGQVTQNLQRVNPSHYIGKGKIEEVAAYVQEIDANMVIFNDELSPSQIRNLEEDLDCKVIDRTILILDIFAQRAKTKEAQLQVEVAHLQYMMPRLIGLRESLGRQSGGVGTKNKGVGEKKLELDRRKIEEQISVLNKDLEALVAQRQTQRKQRKKNEIPVVALVGYTNAGKSTTMNAMLEIYNGTEEKQVFEKDMLFATLETSVRNIDLPDNKSFLLTDTVGFVSKLPHHLVKAFRSTLEEVAEADLLIHVVDYANPKYEQLIDITNETLKKIGVENIPTIYAYNKSDMVDVEIPKVQEDRVYLSAKKQVGIEELVEMIRSHIYKEYTKCEMLIPYDQGQVVSYFNNHAHVLSTSYENEGTKLEVECKTSDYEKYKRFAI